A single genomic interval of Spinacia oleracea cultivar Varoflay chromosome 6, BTI_SOV_V1, whole genome shotgun sequence harbors:
- the LOC130463148 gene encoding uncharacterized protein, with protein MGVDKPSLVVDLVSKSRSGGHPDELEDPLSGIPADVRSQIPAEVARRARSSGGKYYSNVVQTYRASSGSSSYSPRHPKAVVFPIAKDKGKDAAAAEDENVPATPHYSSKDRVAICRKVFKAVPAEYVASLPGRKTDAQFGAIQATLLDLFCRMEFCKSWKTRTA; from the exons atgggcgtggacaagccgtctctggtggtggacttggtgtccaaatcgaggtccggtgggcatccggacgagctggaggaccctctttcgggaatcccggccgacgtccgctctcagataccggcggaggtggcccgccgagctaggtcttcgggcggtaagtattattcgaacgtcgttcagacgtatcgagcctcctctggcagttcttcttactctccgcgtcatcctaaggccgttgtttttcctatagccaaagacaaagggaaggatgcagctgctgccgaggacgagaacgtacctgctactccccactattcgtcaaaggatagggtggctatatgccgcaaggtttttaaggccgtccccgcagagtatgttgcttctcttcctggccgcaagactgacgcccagtttggtgcgatccaggccactcttctcgac ttgttctgccgcatggaattctgcaagagttggaagacccgcact gcttaa
- the LOC110795958 gene encoding uncharacterized protein, whose translation MSMKTFKSWRWSPRKKPVLSDGGPHGAHGFRMRQLSFMAFVCIATMFIVYRTTSYQHQQTEIDAERHPFDNTQNLRTLELDNLPQGVIQARSDLELKPLWSHSRPKVDDSSSHNLLAIAAGIRQKQNVDSIVQKFLAENFTIMLFHYDGNMNSWWNLEWSNKAIHVVAQNQTKWWFAKRFLHPDVVSIYDYIFLWDEDLGVQHFHPGRYLEIVKSERFEISQPALDPNSTEIHHRITIRKKTKRFHRRIYDYRGFTKCTRSSMGPPCTGWVEGMAPVFSRSAWRCTWHLIQNDLVHGWGLDMKLGYCAQGDRTKRVGIIDSEYVVHQGIQTLGGSSAKKASKSEDSTKVKQKRSGVDTRVEIRRQSTSELKVFKERWEKAVTEDSSWVDPYSRNSWFNLFSKTRKTRSKRSW comes from the exons ATGTCTATGAAGACATTTAAATCATGGAGATGGTCTCCTAGAAAGAAGCCTGTCCTATCTGATGGG GGACCTCATGGAGCACATGGATTCAGGATGAGACAACTATCATTCATGGCATTTGTATGTATAGCAACAATGTTCATTGTGTACAGAACTACAAGCTACCAGCATCAGCAGACAGAG ATAGACGCTGAAAGGCATCCGTTTGATAACACACAG AATTTAAGGACATTAGAGTTGGATAATTTACCTCAAGGCGTCATTCAAGCAAGATCAGATCTGGAGTTGAAACCTTTGTGGTCTCATTCAAGGCCAAAG GTTGATGATTCCAGCTCCCACAACTTATTAGCAATTGCTGCTGGTATTAGACAGAAGCAAAACGTCGATTCTATAGTTCAGAAG TTTCTTGCAGAAAATTTCACAATTATGCTATTTCATTATGATGGCAACATGAACAGCTGGTGGAATTTAGAATGGAGTAACAAGGCCATTCATGTAGTTGCACAGAATCAAACAAAATG GTGGTTTGCCAAGCGCTTTCTACATCCAGATGTTGTTTCTATCTATGACTATATATTTCTGTGGGATGAAGACCTAGGAGTGCAACACTTTCATCCAGGAAG GTACTTGGAAATTGTGAAATCTGAAAGATTCGAGATATCTCAGCCAGCTTTGGACCCCAACTCGACTGAAATACATCATCGCATTACAATTCGCAAAAAAACAAAGAGGTTCCATAG GAGAATTTATGATTACAGAGGTTTTACAAAATGTACAAGATCTAGCATGGGTCCACCATGCACTGG GTGGGTGGAAGGCATGGCACCTGTATTTTCGAGGTCAGCTTGGCGTTGTACTTGGCATCTTATACAG AACGACCTTGTTCATGGTTGGGGATTGGACATGAAGCTTGGTTATTGTGCGCAG GGTGACAGGACAAAGAGGGTAGGCATCATTGATAGTGAATATGTTGTTCATCAAGGGATACAAACTCTAGGTGGTTCATCGGCTAAAAAG GCTTCAAAGTCAGAAGACTCCACAAAGGTAAAGCAGAAACGTTCAGGTGTTGATACGCGTGTGGAG ATTCGCAGACAATCAACATCGGAGCTTAAAGTATTCAAAGAACGATGGGAGAAAGCTGTCACGGAGGATAGTAGTTGGGTGGATCCATATTCAAGAAATAGCTGGTTTAACCTGTTCTCTAAAACTAGAAAAACGCGATCGAAAAGAAGTTGGTAA